A stretch of DNA from Orcinus orca chromosome 3, mOrcOrc1.1, whole genome shotgun sequence:
CCCCCGACCCAGGTCGccccccagtcccctcccccgGCCACCTGGGGTCGCTGACGAGCAGCAGCACCGAGCCGTCCTGCAGGCGCACGTCGCGCACTGTCTGGTGGTCGTCCAGCCGCCGCGCGTTGTAGTAGAAGGTGCGCTTCCAGGAGCTCACGCCCTGGCCCACGAGCTGGGCGCGCAGGTCGCTGAGCGTGTCCCGCGGCCGCACCGTGAGCGGCAGCAGCAGCGCCTCGTCCGCTAGGTGCACCTGGATGTGGTAGCGCTTCCAGCGCGACAGGCCCCGCCGCAGCCCCTCCATGGTCCCCGCCGGACACTCGGACCCGGCCCGGGCCCGCGGACCCGGCCCGGGCCCCGCGCGCCCTCCGCACCCGCCCAACCGGCCCGGCCGCCCGCTCCCGCcgcgcccgcgcccgcgcccgcgcccAGCCTGCCCGGGCACGCCCAGCTCGCAGACTGGAGGCCCCACGAGGGCGGGGCGCGGCGGGTGGATCTGCGGGCCCCTAGCCCCCACCCGCAGACGCCCCTTAGTTTACGTCGACCTGTATTAAGTGCCTACTGCGAGCCAGGCGGATGGTGGCGCCCCGGGTGACCCGGGACAAAACGCACGAAAAGGAGCCGCATCATAAAGATAAATATGTAAATGCACAGTGCATCCGATCGTGGGAAGTGCCAGGGAGggaccagaagaggaagagagctcGAGACTGGCCGGCTATTTTAGGGATCAAGGTCAAGGGAGGCCTCTCTGTGGAGGTGGCATTTGAATGGAGATCTGAAGGAGGAATGAGCCAACCACGCAAAGAGTCATGATCAAGAGTACTTACTGCAGGCTGAGAtgggaacagcctgtgcaaaggtcctggggcaggacagAGCCTGCCTGTTGGAGGAACAGCGAGGAGgcctgtgtggctggagcagagtgagtgagggggagacagggggggggggtcagggaggggatggggcaggTCATGTAGGACCTTGTGGGCCACAGGGAGGACCTGGCCTTTTATCCCAAGGGAGGTGGGAGCCCTGGAAGGAAGTGCCTGTGGTTTGTATTCGTCACTCACATATTTGACTCTCATTTACTCCCTTATTTCCTTCAAGACTTATTCAACCAGTACTTATTCTGTGTCCGGGCTGGGCTGGGCGATGCTGGGCACCAGAGAAATCCCAACCTAGGGCCCTGCCCTCAACGGTCACCCAGTTGAGGGTGAAGGACACAGAGCTGGACACAGACACTCCCAGTCCTATGTGGTCAGGGTTTGAGTAGTAGGAGAGACCCCAGGCTGGGAAAGGCCAGTAGTGGGGAGATGGCTTTCCAGATGAGTAGGCATTGGAGCCCTGGGGCTTTGACAGTTGAGTAGAAGTTCAACACTCCCACCAACTGCCCATGATCAACAACTATATAGTTCACTGTGTGCCTAGTGGGGAGAAGCAAGAGTCAAGGCTTGTGGTCAGTGACAGTCAGGGGAGGCTTCCAtgctgtcctcccctcccccttgcaaCCCCTTTCTCAGGCCCCGCCAGCCTCTCCAGTCTTACTTATCTAAGGACCCTCTTCCTGAAAGCCTTCCTTGACTGCTGCCTACCCCTCTCCACAGCCATACCTACCAGGACAGGACTGACCAGTTCTGGGTATCCAGAATGTTGACTTGACCTCAGAGATTTAGTCTGTACTTAGAAGCTAGTTACGATGGAGCCCAGTGGGAACTCCTCCTCCAGGAGTGGCcaagagtgggggagggaggctgaggcCAGAACAGGGCAGTGGGCAAATCAAGGGCTCTAATGCCAACCCTGACCCTTGGAAGTTCCTCAGGAAGGAActtaacctccctgggcctcgaTATTACCATCTGTCCAATGGGGTTGTTATGAGAGTAAATTACTGCACATAAGCACCTAGAAATGTTCCTGAAGCATAGTCGCTGGCTAATTGGCTACGCTGAGAGTCAAGTGCAattgaaaagcaaataaaaacaaaaatagcaagcagaaaaaaaaaacatgggctAAGTGCCAGATGGCCTTCTAggtacatgatttaaaaaaataataataaaagcttccTTTAATTCTCACATGACACTAttatctcccattttacagatgagtaatgtgaggctcagagagagtgaCTTCCCTGAGGATACACAGTgaaaaatggcagagccaggatttgaagcctAGCCACCTGGTTTCAGTCATCATGCTCTTGTCCACTTACTACACAGCTTTTTAGACAACCATCAGATTTCAGATGGAGATTTTAAAGGTAGCTAAGAGCAAAATTAATTTCAGATGGATCACCCACCaaccaagcaaaaaaaaaaaaaagagagagagacagagaaactattaaactactagaagaaaatgtgcaa
This window harbors:
- the TINCR gene encoding TINCR ubiquitin domain containing isoform X1 — encoded protein: MEGLRRGLSRWKRYHIQVHLADEALLLPLTVRPRDTLSDLRAQLVGQGVSSWKRTFYYNARRLDDHQTVRDVRLQDGSVLLLVSDPRWPGEGTGGRPGSGALSGVPGEG
- the TINCR gene encoding TINCR ubiquitin domain containing isoform X2: MEGLRRGLSRWKRYHIQVHLADEALLLPLTVRPRDTLSDLRAQLVGQGVSSWKRTFYYNARRLDDHQTVRDVRLQDGSVLLLVSDPR